One region of Niallia sp. Man26 genomic DNA includes:
- a CDS encoding lipopolysaccharide assembly protein LapA domain-containing protein: protein MKIQWNLLFGIVFALIVAVFAVINVDSVTVNYLFGTGEWPLILVILISVLLGGLMIGSAGLIKIYSLQRKWKAAVKENESLQLRLQELEPVQAGEAEPVETIAAPTK, encoded by the coding sequence ATGAAAATCCAATGGAACTTATTATTTGGCATTGTTTTTGCACTTATAGTAGCTGTTTTTGCTGTGATAAATGTTGATTCTGTTACAGTGAACTATTTATTTGGAACAGGAGAATGGCCGCTCATTCTCGTAATTCTAATCTCCGTATTGCTGGGAGGACTTATGATAGGCTCTGCTGGCTTGATAAAAATTTATTCGTTGCAGAGAAAATGGAAGGCTGCAGTTAAGGAAAACGAGTCACTTCAATTGCGGCTGCAAGAGCTTGAACCAGTACAAGCTGGTGAGGCAGAACCAGTAGAGACAATAGCTGCTCCAACAAAATAA